A portion of the Musa acuminata AAA Group cultivar baxijiao chromosome BXJ1-1, Cavendish_Baxijiao_AAA, whole genome shotgun sequence genome contains these proteins:
- the LOC135673233 gene encoding 26S proteasome non-ATPase regulatory subunit 8 homolog A-like, producing MDPQLVELTQLFERFKAACVRNDFSTCANLLSQLKVRLTAFPSLPPSFQETPSAVQELTIARDIFEHAVVLSVKTEDQDAFERDFFQLKPYYTDTSGIIPPSPQEYPILGLNLLRLLVQNRIAEFHTELELLPQSALENACIKHAVELEQSFMEGAYNRVLSARQTVPHDTYVYFMDLLAKTVRDEIAGCSEKAYDYLSINDAKKILMFSSDQELSEYITEEHPEWEINNGCVFFQKAKESQPSKEIPALQLINQTLSYARELERIV from the exons ATGGATCCGCAGTTGGTGGAACTTACGCAGCTCTTCGAGCGATTCAAGGCCGCCTGCGTGAGGAACGATTTCAGCACCTGCGCCAATCTACTCTCCCAGCTCAAG GTACGATTGACGGCATTTCCTAGTCTGCCACCATCATTTCAGGAAACACCGAGTGCTGTTCAGGAGCTGACAATAGCAA GAGATATATTTGAACATGCTGTTGTGTTGAGTGTGAAGACTGAAGATCAAGATGCCTTTGAAAGGGATTTCTTTCAACTTAAGCCTTACTATACTGATACAAG CGGTATAATACCACCATCACCCCAGGAGTACCCGATCTTGGGCCTTAACCTACTGAGGCTGCTGGTACAAAATAGAATCGCGGAATTCCACACGGAACTTGAACTTCTTCCGCAAAGTGCTTTGGAAAATGCTTGCATCAAGCATGCCGTGGAGCTGGAACAATCTTTCATGGAAGGAGCTTACAACCGTGTCTTGAGTGCAAGGCAGACTGTGCCACATGATACTTATGTTTATTTCATGGATCTTCTTGCAAAGACGGTCAG AGATGAGATTGCTGGATGCAGTGAAAAAGCCTATGATTATTTGTCAATTAATGATGCCAAGAAAATCTTAATGTTCTCTTCTGATCAAGAGCTTTCTGAGTATATCACAGAG GAGCATCCGGAATGGGAAATCAATAATGGATGTGTGTTCTTTCAGAAGGCcaaagaatctcaaccttccaaggAGATACCGGCGCTTCAACTGATCAACCAGACATTGAGTTATGCTAGAGAATTGGAGCGCATCGTCTGA